Genomic segment of Cucumis melo cultivar AY unplaced genomic scaffold, USDA_Cmelo_AY_1.0 utg001078l, whole genome shotgun sequence:
ttttctgacTTTTAGCCTATGCTGGCAGCTTTCATTCTTTCATGAGATCTTTCCGAAGTCATGTCGAACTAAAAGAATGATCATTCAACTGACagtcttctttctttttgtctttGTTGTTGAATTGGACGTTCATTCTATCTTTTCTAAGAGGAGGAAATTCTCTCATCTTTCCCATTTCTATTCTCGGAACAGAGGTATATTCATCATGTCTTTTTTGCTCCTGGTTAGGACATCTACTTTTCACGTCTTTGACACGGGTTCGATTCCCGTTATACGCGATGTGGCGAAAAAGAGGGATGAAAGAAGATATGCCTTGCCTGCATTAAGATTTCAAACTTGTCGTCTACTTTTAGGAAATGTTCGGAAGAGAGAACTGACAATAATACAACGCCGCATTCTCCGAAAATTGAGAAACAAGAAGAGATCTATTAAGAGAAAGATTTATCCGAGAGAAAATCTGAACAGTTACATCCAATCACAAACTACACGAAAGTTGCCCCTTTTTCATGGGGATTTACCCATCACAGAGATGCACAGAGGAAGAGAACGAACTTCTTATATCCCTTTTCCACTCAATCCAGAAACAAGATCGGACGTTATTCCGGTTCGTCtccattttagttcaactaTTCCTCAAGCAAGGCAGCCGATAAGTCATCGAAGGGTTTGTGTGAATAAAGgaatggtcaaaattactcaTTTTCAAGTGTCCCACGGTGATCTAATATCTTTTCAAGAAAATGAGGCGAGAAGGAGCGGTTCAGAAATAAGGAGATCTTTCTATATCGAAATATCAGTTGACAAAATCATAGGCAAATTCCTGGATCACCCGGTCAGAATGTGGAGAAGAAATCAAAGAGAATGGTTCCACCTACTCAAAACTCAGAGGGGATGCCGCCTACTACGAAAATCCCGGTTTTTGCAAGAGTTGCGTTCTTCTATGCAAGAAGAAGACTTAGAAAGAACAAAGAAGTTTGGATCGGAAAAAGTATGCTTAGGCAGTTCCTTCGCTGAGCACAAGAGAATGAAGAGGAATTTGTATCATTTTCAATCCCTATTCTTATCGAATAGAAGGAAGGAGAAAAACCTCAATCTTCCTACTCGAAGAAGAAGTCCTATAGAAAACAACTCTTCTTTATATAGTAATTCGACCTATTGCTCCGCATCCCCCCATCAGTTTACTATGAAGAGCAAAATCAAAAGTCTCTCACTACCTACTCATTATTCGGAGGTGAATCATAGAACACTAAAAGCTGTGGTATCTTATGGACCTAACATAGGTCACATCCCTCACGACATAAGATTGAAAGATCCAAACCTTCCTCTTCGGAGCGGAAACGGACGTGGCCAAAACATATAAAGATCGGCTCGCTCATAGGGACATATCTATCCGTCTCCAGTCTCGTCTAGATCGATGAATAGATCTCTTTCTATCCATATGTATCGCTATCTCCGTGGATAGAGATAAagagaaagatcaagcctaccATCTAGATCTTGATTCACTATTGCCTTCTTTAGCTAAGGACAAGGAAAGAGAGTTTGTCTTCTATTATTATATTACTTGCAGGATCGGAGCGTATACGAGCGAGCAGAGCCCAGGGAACGGGGAAGCCCGTCATAGAGCAGTCGACTAGAAGTATCAGACTGCTGGCCTGAGAGATGAAAGTAAAGAAGAGTAAGGAAGttcatatggatataaacaagtcccgCAACAAGATTCATATGTCCTTGTTCATCTTGTAATTGAAAGGGCTCCTTATTTGATgataattcagtcctttcgcctTCTGATTCAACccttattatcatcattgactccttatcagtcgactttcttcgccccgtgggagtcgagttatttcataacctccttTATCGTCTTCTGGCTGATTATTGAcgttaggagcaaagaatttgcgaaagaaGCGACTGGtccggaggctcaaagaatttgagacgagactgtaaggatcaaagaattatctcagaattttcaagctcattccttattctgccacttagaaggagtgcaacgaagttcattccactaatatgGTCTGGAggacgctcaaagaatttgagaagcgactgaaagttcgcctttgaatgtctcattgataaggacacaGGTCTCATTAGATTAAGGACACAGGTTCATATGGACAGTcaagaggagcgaaagcggctcgacttacaggagaggagcgaagccactcgactgaggttaggaaggagaggagcgaagccactcgactgaggttaggaaggagaggagcgaagccactcgactgaggttaggaaggagaggagcgaagccactcgactgaggttaggaaggagaggagcgaagccactcgactgaggttaggaaggagaggagccgtagttaggagtctgaaagcggaggctcaaagaatttgagacgagactgaaaggagagggtcAAGGCCCTCAATCAAagaactcgactgaggttaggaaggagaggctccgttaggagttgaaagcgaagtccttatcccttgattaggagcctgaatgaacaagggcgactcaaaacaatagggtgcgaaggtactcgtagtttgaaatagagcgaaggtactcgtagtttcagatataggttcagagcgaagcagctcgtagtttgaaatataggttcagagcgaaggtactctacgtttgaaatggagcgaagcagctcgactaagaaggagaggagcggttaggcgcaaagaatttgcgggtCCTTATCCTTATTAGGtaggagtgcaactcagaatggaagaggttaatatggatttctgacgactgaggtctcgactgaaaggataaaataaagctccagatgagttgagaagaatttgagaagaatttctcttctttcttttttctttcggGGGCCCAGAAGGCTAAAAGGTGGGGGAGAAGCAAGCCGAACCTCTGATCGACCCCTGGAAACATCACAAATTCTCGGCGTCGAGAGAGATTTGAGATTCCGTAAGTAACTCAGCGAGTGCTTTCTAAGCTAAGAAGGGCTTGACttggaagaagaaaatgaaatacGAACAACCGCGCTGGTCGTAATAGATCGACTTTCATGCTAGTTCTTGCTCCAGCATGTTTGTTCCATTTCAGGGAAGGACGAGGTACCATGATACTTTCCGTTTTGTCGAGCCCAGCTTTGGTCTCTGGTTTGATGGTTGTACGTGCTAAAAATCCGGTACATTCCGTTTTGTTTCCCATCCCAGTCTTTCGCAACACTTCAGGTTTACTTCTTTTGTTAGGTCTCGACTTCTTCGCTATGATCTTCCCAGTAGTTCATATAGGAGCTATAGCCGTTTCATTCCTATTCGTTGTTATGATGTTCCATATTCAAATAGCGGAGATTCACGAAGAAGTCTTGCGCTATTTACCTGTGAGTGGTATTATTGGACTGATCTTTTGGTGGGAAatcttcttcattttggatAATGAAAGCATTCCATTACTACCAACCCAAAGAAATACGACCTCTCTTAGATATACGGTTTATGCCGGAAAGGTACGAAGTTGGACTAATTTGGAAACATTGGGCAATTTACTTTATACCTACTATTCCGTCTGGTTTTTGCTTTCTAGTCTGATTTTATTAGTAGCCATGATTGGGGCTATAGTACTGACTATGCATAGGACTACCCACGGAGCGGTGAAAAGACAGGATGTATTCCGACGAAATGCTCTAGATTTTAGGAGGACTATAATGAGGAGGACGACAGAACCACTCACGATCTACTAAAGGGCAAGTAGCTTGATTGGTTCGAATCCAAGTCGTGAGAGTGAGGGTGAGGAAAAGGCGTAGGTTGGCCTGGCTTTGGCTTGCTCTGGTCATTATGGCGATTGATGATCCCTGTGCAAAGAATAAGAGTCTCCGCGAtctctcaactcctacggagccttgaTTTATTAAGAAAGAGTCTTGTAGGTGGAGCTCCATAACGTTCTAGCCTCGAGCGTTCTCAGCGAGACAGAGTTGGGGACAGGGTAACCGACCCAGTTGGAGTGGGGGAGCATACCTGAAAGGGAATCTCACTTGAATCGGAAATAGGCAAAAGACAGAGTCCAGTAAGATCCCTGCCCATTTAGTTCTCTTTCCGTAACTCGACATCGCACCTAAAAGGCAGGAAGAGTTGATACGGCGCAGAAGAGGTGAGGTCTCAGAAGAGGCCGCTAAAGTCTCTCTTTCAAGGTCTTTCTTGAGTTCTTGAATCGAAGAAAGGATGAAGAGAATCAATGGGGGATGAGGAGAGACCAGGATCGCACGAGACCAACGACAACAATTGGAAGTGGCGCTCACAGCTAGGAAATCTGTCCCACTCCGCGGTAGGGCCGCTGGTATAGGCATGAGAAGTAGTTCAAGTTTCTCGCTCTTTCAGTGGCTGCTGAGTCAGAGTACGAGGGCTAGGCccagcccttgttcattgaggcggtcaAAAGTAGAAAAGATATTTCACGAAAAAAAGATAGCAAAAGCtacctaggctttcttcttccaTGAACTTGATTCCGCCTTACGTCAGCATTCAAACTCTATTTATTTCTTAGTAGGGTCCAGGGGACCAGGGAAGAAGTACGCAAAGAAGAAGAGGGCTGGGTAGAAATCAATGGTCGTCTTCTCGACCAAGAGGAAAACCCCCTAAAATCAAGGCGGACTGATTTATGGTAGGCTTTCCTCTGACTAGTaatccttccctttcttttctctccaaCTTTCTCTCTTATGTTTTGTTTATGGGGCATATATTTTGGACCGCTCCGTAGGAGGCTCaaagcaaaaacaaaggcgcaaagaatttgcgtagaaggagtcagaaatccatattcaccttcaaggtgcgaagcagaataaagctacgaaggacaggctcgactgaaaggcgaggagcgaaggtactcgactgaggttaggaaggttcagagcgaaggtactcgtagaaaaaaatataggagaggagcgaaggtactcgactgaggttaggaaggagaggagcgaaggtactcgtagtttgaaatataggagaggagttgagaagaTTAGATTTTGAAAGGCGAAGACTGATTGATGACGACCCTAACCTCTTCTTTATGTGTCCTTAGATTCAGCTTGAGATAGCTTCTTCCCTTGACCCGAGTCGAGCGCCTCGTCCGGTCTGAATTAGCGAATCGTATCACGTCCtctgaaaatgaaaaagatcaagcccttgttcattgagttgacgaAGCGCTGGGTTTGAATCCGTAGGTCATCAGAGTTCTTGTCCACGTTGGGAGTCAATAAATAAAGAGAAAGAAGGCATTAGGCCAGTCATGAGGCAAGAGATGAGGCTGCAAAAAAAAGCAGGAGCTTTGCAACGGTCTTCAACAACGTCCACTTAAAAGAACTTCTGAAACGGAAATTCTCTCATACTCAATTCCACGAGGCGATGAATGAACTACGTTATTGAATTCTGCTTCATTTCCTTGATGTCTGAAAGTGTGCGTCTTTGACTGAGAATGAACCCAAACCGCctcctcaatgaacaaagggaCCCCCCCACTTCAAGGTCGGTGCGCTTAGACCTCGTGCCTGAAGGTCTTCTTGGTACGGATTGCTTGATTCCTTCTTTGACTAAAGAATCTTGTCTGGCTACCACCTACTGGGTGCATTCTCCCTTCCCTTCTTCCATCCAGCACTAGGCAAAGAGTGGAGAAAAGGGGCGAAGCCAAGCGACTTAAGAGGAGCGCACAGACTCCTATAACCTTCGTCTTTCATTCTTGAAAGTGCAGTTTCGCATGCATTGGGGGATTTGACctcgactaattaagctaccacggaccggttcCCACGtatttatggttcatattccacTAGGGAAAGGTTAATAGCCAGGATGAGTTGACTCCGTCCTTATTGGGGGGAAAGGCTGCTTCATATCCTCGTTCGATCTGCAGCAAGAACTATCCATAAATCAAGAAGAAGAGGCTGAAAGAAAAGCAAGAAGGCCTACTAAATCATTGATTTCTATCTCGTTCTACTTGCACTCCTTTCCTCTACTTCGACCTCAGATTTGGTTAAGGACCAATGGACTCTTCACCCAGGGTTTCAATCTCATGCATACACTTGATTTGCACTCTTCAGTTCCACTttctttacttgattgaatggAAGGAAAGCGTGGACTCACTCACAAGACCTATTCCACTGTGTGGACCATCTTATACTCAAGGATGCTTTGAGTACTTATTTATTCGTCTGGTTAGCATATTGTGTCGAGACTCAAAACCTATTCAAACCTCTCCTTCCTATCTTCGTAGTTCGGTCTTCCATCTCTCGCTTTAGTAGCTAAAGCAGCTTGAGCAACCTATCAtcctgggacggaaggatttgAACCTCTCCATTGGCCTGACCATGTCCCCTCGGTTAAGATGTTCAAGACTGAAGTGGGTTTTCGCTTTCTTTTCTCATGCCatttctcattcttttcttctttcaattaGAACTGCAAAAATTCTATCCGTCTTATCTGTCTCGCCCTTAGCTATGACTAACCCTTGGTATTCTGCGGATAGGACAGCGGCTCTTTTGAAGAAATAATGTAATCTGACCACTGACTTCTTTGTGTCTGGCGGGGCTGGAATGCTTTTTTCACAAGGTCGGATCCTTGTGCCAGAGAAGACAGAAGTGCTTGAATCCAATTCTGCCTCCGCTGCAAAATGTGGAAGAGGTCAAGATCTCCACCAAAAAAGGTCACTGAATGTATGCGCTTGCCCGAGAACCTGCTGGCTTGACTTGGGAGTGAGAATATCTTTACATGGCATTATGAACTACTGCTATTCAGATTGCTACCTACAAGGGCTGAAGGATGATAGTTGAAGGACTGGGAGAGGTTATGCAATAGACCGAGTTTACCGAGGGAGAGGACTACTGAGACGAAAAAAGCGAAGGCAAATCCTCGACGACTAGAAAGAGAGAAATTCCTAGGAAAAAGAGAAATACCCGCTATCAATCACCTTAGGCTAAGCCTTTCTCTCCCGCTCCGTGGGGTCTTTCATGCCCCTATCAGATACTCCTACACTGTCAATAGTTTGATTTCTCTCCATCTTCATCTCCATATAGTGAAGAAGCTTACAGGGAACTCCCCCTGGATTAAGGAAAGTCCTTATCCCTATTAAACTGAATGAAAAAAAAGATGAGAGTGTGAGCAAGCAGATGGAATTGGACCAGAAGAAGAATGGAATCCGCCCCCTCCCAACCAATATCTTTCCTTCCCAATGGTCTCCGGCCTAGGCCAAAGGTATCTGAAAGGGATACTTTGAAAAGGCAGCTAAGAGGCTGGGTAAGATAAATGGAACTCTTATAGACTATGCAACCTACCTATCTATTGGCTCGCCTTATATCGAATGGAATTCTCACTTCAGACTGAAGAAGAGAAAATGCAGAATGAAATAGATAGCCTTTCTTCTGGAGGATGTCAAAAAAGGAGATGGAGCTTGACTTTACTAAGCATCAATAAGAAGGAATAGCAGGTGAACGGTAAAGAACTCTCCTCGGCTGAGAGAATGAACTAGCAATTCCATTTGATGAAAGATCTATTGCAGAACAAGAACAATAAGTCAAGTTCGCGAAAGCAAAGACAGCGAAGCTTCCTTGAAGCCCGACTCGACAGTGGTGAGAGAGAGCAAGCTACTTTATGGGAGTCAGTGGGAGAGGGTAGTTGGCAATGGATTGAACCCCTCAGTAGGAAGAGGTTGAGGAGGATAGAATAGGCTGTGATGCCAGAAGAAGGTCTTGAGAGATCCTTTGAATACGACCAGGGGGATAGAAGCCCATagaagcccttgttcattgaggcggtaggCTAAGCCGGAAAGAGAGAGAGCAGTTTTTCCACTTTCGAAATAATGGAAATGCTCTGTCGTAGAGCTTCGCTAGCAGTGTCGAGCAAAGCTCGTGATTCGACTGGAACTAAAGACCTGAATGAAAGTGAAGAGCTCTCGTGCTGCTTGCTATCTAAAGAAGAAAGCGCTACTGAACAAGAGCGAGTGAAGTGAGTAAGCCCCTGACGAGATAGGGGCGAGCCAAAGATCAGTTCTAGCAACGAGCTACTAATACTAAGGACTGTGTTGAAGCTTCAAAGGTAGGGCTCGCGACGactgatttctttttctttatgctCTTCCGTTTGGAAAGACCAGTCAGTGCTTTTGTGGCATATCTTATGCAATCGATTGATTCTATCAGGTCTATTCTTCGGTAGTGCATAGGCGTAGGCTTCTTCCTCTAGCCGAGCCACTACTCCGAAGTTGATGATTCCGCTTCCTTACTTACTTGATTAGAAAACCGTCTACTGTAGATAAAAGAATGCATGTTCACCCCCGTAGAATTATAAGAGGTCTAGATGCGAAGGACTGATTTCTCCTAGTTTCATGATTCCTTTTTGCACTCctctccttcgcaaattctttgcccctactctcatattacattgatcctctcctatatctgaaactacgagtaccttcgcaccttgaagatttgatatggatttctgactcgtcctacgtagcttaattaggcctgataaaaggcgaactttcagtcgcttctctcctttcagtcgagccctcatctggacctttgtttttccactcaaagatggaactcaaaggCCTTCGGACGAGTCAAATCTCTGTATTTGATTGCCTACGGATAGGAAAGAGAGTTTGAAAGGCCGACGGCCACTTACCGTTTTTGAAGCTCCGCATAAGGTCTTTTGTCAAGTATTCGAATTGGGGAATTCTCTCATAGAGTGAGGATATTCAGAATCTACGCTTTGCAAGACCTGCGAGAGAAAGAAGCTGCGACTGCTGGGACAAGAAAGGCTACTTAACATAATGGTACTTCTCCGTCCGGTCGAGTGTCTGCCGAAAGACAGGTCCTGGAAACTCATACAGGTTTTTCCGATCCGCTATCATGAATTTGACctctaggcttgatctttcttcctttcaattTGTTAATACGGGGGTTTGACTGAATGCCTTTTTCCCTGGATGCCGGTTTTGCAGCAGATGGGGGGCCTTATCCTCGCTTCGGTAAGAGATCATACTTCTCTTTATCTATAATTCAAAGATAGGATATTCAGTGAGATTCGGGGCGTCCAAGTCAATCTTTGAGTTACTCATGATGATACGGCTTCCTCTCTTGATGTGCCCGATTAAGAGTTCGCGCAAACTAATAGTCTCCCTCTTGAGTCTTTTAGTGGAATAAGACTCC
This window contains:
- the LOC127146904 gene encoding ribosomal protein S4, mitochondrial-like; translation: MIIQLTVFFLFVFVVELDVHSIFSKRRKFSHLSHFYSRNRGIFIMSFLLLVRTSTFHVFDTGSIPVIRDVAKKRDERRYALPALRFQTCRLLLGNVRKRELTIIQRRILRKLRNKKRSIKRKIYPRENLNSYIQSQTTRKLPLFHGDLPITEMHRGRERTSYIPFPLNPETRSDVIPVRLHFSSTIPQARQPISHRRVCVNKGMVKITHFQVSHGDLISFQENEARRSGSEIRRSFYIEISVDKIIGKFLDHPVRMWRRNQREWFHLLKTQRGCRLLRKSRFLQELRSSMQEEDLERTKKFGSEKVCLGSSFAEHKRMKRNLYHFQSLFLSNRRKEKNLNLPTRRRSPIENNSSLYSNSTYCSASPHQFTMKSKIKSLSLPTHYSEVNHRTLKAVVSYGPNIGHIPHDIRLKDPNLPLRSGNGRGQNI